The window GAAACGACCGTTCCGGACTGGTCGTTTTCAGCGCCGATCCGAGCAACGAAACGGCACGCATCGTCGCATCGATGTCGTCCGGTACCGTAATCGTTCCCGCGGGTCGCTTATGAACGGACCGTGCGCCAAGCGTGACCGTGGTTTCCGATTCCAGTTCGATGACGGTATTCGGGCCATCGGAAGAGACCGCAACGGGACCGTTGACGCCCAAGTATAGGTTGATAGCTCCGTGTTCCAGTTGTAAGTATGGGACGTTGTCCGCCGATAGTTGGCGACCGACATTGTCGGACCAGCTGAATATGAGCTCGAAATCGCAGTTTCGTGCGTAGACGGAGAGGAGCTTCGGAATGGTGATCGTCGTCGCGGAAAACGTCGTCGCTGCGGATACCGGAAACGGAACTTCATCGACATCCACCAGGTCAAGCGTGACGTCAGTTTCCGTGTACAGTTCGAATCGAACGTTTTGGATCGAGTCGTAAACCAACACTCCCGACGGATCTGAGAGCGTCTCGAACGCCGGCCGAGGTGAATCATCGAAATCGAACGAGAACGATGTGTCAGTCATAGCTGCACCCAGTTCGTCGTTTGGTCGTACTTCGGAACGTGCCACCGTTGCTCTGGGACGAGGCTTTCGGTCTGTCGAAGCTCGACACGGGCGTCGAATAGCGGCGATAGTTCCTGTACTATTTCGGTATCATCGGGCAACGGTAGATGATAGTGTGCCATCCCTGATACGCCTCGAATCAGCGCCGTAACCGTTCGAAGAAATCGTTCGACGGTCGGTTGCTCGTGCTGTTCGAGGGGTTTGATGAGTGAATCCAGCGAGAATCGGAGCTCCGATGCGCCGAGACCATCTGCCCACTCGTCGTAGAAGCTGACGGCGGAGGTGATCTCCGAGCGGAGTTCGCGGAGCCCGTCATCCGAAACCGGTCGTGGGACGGTCGGCATCGGAACTGACTCCGTAATCGCGCGTTCGTCGTTTCCCCAATCGATGACCCAGACGTCCGGGTCGTCGATGGTCGTGCCGGCAGGGAGTTTCGAGTTCACATATCTGGCAGTCGTTCCCGTCAGAACCAATACGCGTTTTCGCTCCTCGGTGGAGGCTCCGAGAAGCTGTATGGTCGTCCGATTCGTGGTGGTCTCAGAGACCCTTCCAGTAACGAGAATATTACACCCGTGCCGTTTGAACTCGGAGAGAACAGTGTGAAATTCGGGCGAAGAATCCCCGCCACGGAATGAAATCCCTTCGGAACCCATTGTTAAATAACTGATGGGATTCGGTGAAGATAAAAATTTGGATGATTTCGACCCATGAAATCGGGGGTGTATTCCTCGTGCGACCGTTGTTGTTGGAAATGTAACGTTACCGCACCGATCGGTGTTGGCCACCACCGGAACCGATAGCCGTGAACCGGTTTTTATCGGCCACATCGCAGACACGCTCTTTTTGTCCTTCCAGTCGCTACGGACGTGTAATGGGTAAAGTGAGTATCGGGCTCCGCGGCTGGCGATTCGACGAGGAAGAGGTGTTCACCGAG of the Haladaptatus caseinilyticus genome contains:
- a CDS encoding DUF7504 family protein; this encodes MGSEGISFRGGDSSPEFHTVLSEFKRHGCNILVTGRVSETTTNRTTIQLLGASTEERKRVLVLTGTTARYVNSKLPAGTTIDDPDVWVIDWGNDERAITESVPMPTVPRPVSDDGLRELRSEITSAVSFYDEWADGLGASELRFSLDSLIKPLEQHEQPTVERFLRTVTALIRGVSGMAHYHLPLPDDTEIVQELSPLFDARVELRQTESLVPEQRWHVPKYDQTTNWVQL